A genomic segment from Halomonas sp. GD1P12 encodes:
- a CDS encoding HAD-IIB family hydrolase, with the protein MTEHASSSKPTHSRETSTADTPALELALTPRLVVTDLDGSLLDHDSYDFSPARATLTRLRVLGVPVIPVTSKTRAELIALRQALDLTATPFVAENGAVIGLPPGWCHPSLDRPGSARDSLVIKHTGVDSRFIRARLNVWRERLGVRFIRMGEMSVEELMALTGLDEPRALAARQREGSEPLVWEDNDIALDAFRLALESDGLTLTQGGRFYHVMGASSNKGSAVEWLVKRFSALRGSRPLTLGLGDGPNDIAMLEAVDQAVVIKGRHDLAVEPQSAALYRTDAFGPAGWVEGLTHWWGGQDERPSLDTDTP; encoded by the coding sequence ATGACGGAACATGCCTCTTCGAGCAAGCCAACGCACTCCCGTGAAACGTCAACGGCAGACACGCCGGCGCTGGAGCTCGCTTTAACGCCGCGCCTGGTGGTCACCGACCTGGACGGCTCGTTGCTCGATCACGACAGCTACGATTTCTCGCCTGCCCGCGCCACGCTGACAAGGCTTCGCGTGCTCGGCGTGCCGGTCATCCCTGTGACCAGCAAAACCCGCGCCGAGCTCATCGCGCTTCGCCAGGCGCTGGATCTCACCGCAACGCCCTTCGTCGCCGAAAACGGCGCGGTCATCGGTTTACCCCCGGGCTGGTGTCACCCGAGCCTTGACCGCCCCGGTAGCGCCCGCGACAGCCTCGTCATCAAACATACCGGTGTGGATAGCCGCTTCATTCGCGCGCGCTTGAACGTGTGGCGCGAGCGTCTGGGCGTTCGTTTTATCCGAATGGGGGAGATGTCCGTCGAGGAGCTGATGGCGCTGACCGGGCTCGATGAGCCGCGCGCGCTCGCCGCGCGCCAACGCGAAGGCAGCGAGCCGCTCGTGTGGGAGGACAACGACATCGCCCTCGACGCCTTTCGCCTGGCGCTGGAAAGCGACGGGCTGACGTTGACCCAGGGCGGACGGTTTTATCACGTGATGGGGGCGTCTTCGAACAAGGGGAGCGCCGTGGAGTGGCTGGTCAAGCGCTTTAGCGCCCTGAGAGGCAGCCGCCCACTGACCCTGGGGCTGGGCGACGGCCCCAACGACATCGCCATGCTCGAAGCGGTGGATCAGGCGGTGGTCATCAAGGGGCGCCACGACTTGGCGGTCGAGCCTCAAAGCGCCGCGCTTTATCGCACCGACGCCTTTGGCCCCGCTGGTTGGGTCGAAGGTCTTACGCACTGGTGGGGCGGCCAGGATGAACGGCCAAGCCTTGATACCGACACGCCCTGA
- a CDS encoding methyl-accepting chemotaxis protein produces the protein MKRLTTTQKLWGTLAVIWVSMLLLVGWLAWDNRQTLTDERQASIRYIVIGVQSQVEALQARASQGEFDQQEAQRRAVELISNLRYNDGEYLFAFDDQLRVISHPTRDTGTDMSGYEDANGVRLYADLLEAAQNGGGHVYYATTRLGEDEQIPKMSYVAYVPEWGWGIATGVYIDDINAAFIDSLIKAALALLLLGLPMTLLMGWVIRDIAKRLGGDPRYAAGVVRHIADGDLTVSTRLAHTDQQSLLFDINRMRESLANTIGEIHQGADEVNGSVVQIAGVNEELSTRTEQQAASLAETASSMEELTATVKQNAEHADHARKLASSTAENAQRGSSAMLSVVSMMEAISQSSSQMSSIVNTIDTIAFQTNILALNASVEAARAGEQGRGFAVVASEVRQLASRSAAAAQEIKQLIEDSGTKVADGSQQVRSTGEVIDRVVGDIRELSTLVQEIAAATIEQSSGIEQVNDAVTQMDQMTQQNAGLVQQSNHTAQQLSELSHQLRQAVANFRINASEPSPTPASLSSTPALAAF, from the coding sequence ATGAAGCGTTTAACAACGACACAAAAGCTTTGGGGCACACTGGCGGTGATTTGGGTATCGATGCTGCTTCTCGTGGGGTGGCTGGCCTGGGATAACCGCCAAACGCTCACCGACGAACGACAAGCCAGCATCCGCTATATCGTGATTGGCGTTCAAAGCCAGGTAGAAGCGCTGCAGGCGAGGGCAAGCCAGGGCGAATTCGATCAGCAGGAGGCGCAGCGACGCGCCGTCGAGCTCATCTCGAATCTCCGTTACAACGACGGCGAATACCTGTTCGCCTTCGACGATCAGCTTCGCGTCATTTCACACCCGACGCGAGACACCGGCACCGATATGAGTGGCTACGAAGACGCCAACGGCGTGCGGCTCTACGCGGATCTGCTCGAGGCCGCCCAGAACGGCGGCGGGCACGTTTACTACGCCACCACCCGCCTCGGTGAAGACGAGCAGATTCCCAAGATGAGCTACGTCGCCTACGTCCCCGAATGGGGCTGGGGCATCGCCACCGGCGTCTATATCGATGACATCAACGCGGCGTTCATCGATAGCCTGATCAAGGCCGCGCTGGCACTGCTGCTACTGGGGCTACCCATGACGCTGCTCATGGGCTGGGTGATTCGCGATATCGCCAAACGCTTGGGCGGCGATCCTCGCTACGCCGCCGGCGTCGTTCGCCACATCGCCGATGGTGATCTGACCGTCAGTACCCGGCTTGCCCATACGGACCAGCAAAGCTTGCTATTCGACATCAACCGGATGCGAGAAAGCCTGGCCAACACCATCGGCGAGATTCATCAGGGCGCCGATGAGGTCAACGGCAGCGTCGTGCAAATTGCGGGGGTCAACGAAGAGCTTTCCACGCGCACCGAGCAGCAGGCGGCGTCGCTTGCCGAAACCGCCTCCAGCATGGAAGAGCTGACCGCCACGGTGAAACAAAACGCCGAACACGCCGATCATGCGCGCAAGCTCGCCTCCTCGACCGCGGAAAACGCCCAGCGCGGCAGCAGCGCCATGCTCAGCGTCGTCAGCATGATGGAAGCCATTAGCCAAAGCTCGAGCCAGATGAGCAGCATCGTCAACACCATCGATACCATCGCGTTTCAAACCAATATTCTCGCGCTCAATGCCTCCGTCGAGGCGGCGCGGGCCGGCGAGCAGGGCCGCGGGTTTGCCGTGGTGGCAAGCGAGGTGCGCCAGCTGGCCAGTCGCTCCGCCGCCGCCGCCCAGGAGATCAAACAGCTGATCGAGGACTCCGGCACGAAGGTCGCCGACGGCAGCCAGCAGGTGCGCAGTACAGGCGAGGTCATTGATCGCGTGGTTGGCGACATTCGCGAGCTCAGCACGCTCGTACAGGAGATCGCCGCCGCGACCATCGAGCAGAGTAGCGGGATCGAGCAGGTCAATGACGCCGTGACCCAGATGGATCAAATGACCCAGCAAAACGCCGGGCTGGTGCAGCAGAGTAACCACACCGCCCAGCAGCTTTCCGAGCTCAGCCATCAGCTGCGCCAGGCGGTCGCCAACTTTCGTATCAACGCCAGTGAGCCTTCGCCCACGCCTGCGTCCTTGAGCTCCACCCCCGCCCTCGCCGCTTTCTAA
- the nrdR gene encoding transcriptional regulator NrdR encodes MHCPFCGAHDTRVSDSRLVADGDQVRRRRQCASCQERFTTYETAELIMPRVVKSDGSRESFDEVKLRAGMLRALEKRPVSAEAIEAAVERIRQQLRARGDREVNARDIGEAVMNALSGLDQVAYIRFASVYRKFQDLDEFRAEIDRLAPQGPKSDAGKPREES; translated from the coding sequence ATGCATTGCCCTTTTTGTGGTGCTCACGATACGCGGGTGTCCGATTCGCGCCTGGTGGCCGACGGCGACCAGGTGCGCCGGCGCCGCCAGTGTGCCAGCTGCCAGGAGCGCTTCACGACCTACGAAACCGCCGAGCTGATCATGCCGCGGGTGGTGAAGTCCGACGGCTCGCGGGAGAGCTTCGACGAGGTCAAGCTGCGCGCCGGCATGCTGCGTGCGCTCGAAAAGCGCCCGGTCAGCGCCGAGGCGATCGAGGCGGCGGTCGAGCGCATTCGCCAGCAGCTGCGCGCCCGGGGTGATCGTGAAGTCAACGCCCGCGATATCGGCGAGGCGGTCATGAACGCGCTCAGCGGGCTCGACCAGGTGGCCTATATCCGCTTCGCCTCGGTCTATCGCAAATTTCAGGATCTCGACGAGTTTCGCGCCGAGATCGACCGCCTGGCGCCTCAGGGGCCCAAGAGCGACGCCGGCAAGCCCCGCGAGGAGAGCTGA
- a CDS encoding OmpA family protein yields MLEDHRGGSRHDTLLSAYPAEDGNSGWMISYLDIMTLLVALFVVIIAAANIRPGFSSDEPLELSSFDGPIVLESILDVPLPAPLTRAATALPIPNAGELSPMAISAALGVVGLPGSRIVPPAPATMAPPALLAHTPAPVELEEVPAAPAFEWLLPAPLFAERASQALRPVGAAPLADYMVILTDEPPVNAVPISEEAVRGAVSVAERLNESLYLPSLDGVEVARVAEGISLRVQDRLLFPSATAELTDDGASLVGSLLETIQRFDGEVSVEGHSDSQSINTPEYSSNWALSSARAIAIVEALQAAGVDASRLRAVGLAATRPLADNSTVEGRARNRRVEVVIHIE; encoded by the coding sequence ATGCTTGAAGATCACCGCGGCGGCTCGCGCCACGACACGCTTTTGTCCGCGTATCCGGCTGAGGACGGCAACAGCGGCTGGATGATCAGCTATCTCGATATCATGACGCTGCTGGTCGCGCTGTTCGTCGTCATCATCGCGGCGGCCAATATACGCCCGGGCTTCTCGAGCGACGAGCCGCTCGAGCTTTCCAGTTTCGACGGGCCTATCGTGCTGGAATCAATCCTCGATGTGCCGCTGCCCGCACCGCTGACCCGCGCCGCCACGGCGCTTCCCATCCCGAACGCGGGTGAGCTAAGCCCGATGGCGATCAGCGCCGCGCTGGGCGTGGTGGGGCTGCCGGGTAGCCGGATCGTGCCGCCGGCTCCGGCCACTATGGCGCCGCCTGCGCTTTTGGCTCATACGCCTGCGCCCGTGGAACTTGAGGAGGTGCCCGCGGCGCCCGCCTTCGAGTGGCTGCTGCCCGCGCCGCTATTCGCCGAACGCGCAAGCCAAGCGCTTAGGCCTGTAGGCGCGGCGCCGCTTGCCGACTACATGGTGATTCTGACCGATGAGCCGCCGGTCAACGCGGTGCCCATCAGTGAAGAAGCGGTACGCGGCGCGGTCAGCGTGGCCGAGCGTTTGAACGAGTCGCTCTATTTGCCGAGTCTTGACGGGGTGGAAGTCGCGCGCGTGGCCGAAGGCATCAGCCTGCGCGTGCAGGACCGGCTGCTGTTTCCTTCCGCCACGGCAGAGCTGACCGATGACGGCGCCTCGCTGGTGGGAAGCCTTTTGGAGACCATTCAGCGCTTCGATGGTGAGGTGTCGGTCGAAGGTCACTCGGATAGCCAGTCGATCAACACGCCGGAGTACTCCTCGAACTGGGCGCTATCCAGCGCCCGGGCGATCGCCATCGTCGAGGCGCTGCAGGCCGCGGGCGTCGATGCGTCGCGGCTGCGCGCGGTGGGGCTCGCCGCGACGCGCCCGCTGGCGGATAACTCGACCGTCGAAGGGCGCGCGCGCAATCGCCGCGTCGAAGTAGTGATTCACATTGAATAG
- the ribD gene encoding bifunctional diaminohydroxyphosphoribosylaminopyrimidine deaminase/5-amino-6-(5-phosphoribosylamino)uracil reductase RibD yields MDAPFSNADHVHMARAITLAKKGLYTTDPNPRVGCVIVQNGEGGGHGLVVGEGFHERAGEPHAEVHALNAAGDNARGATAFVSLEPCSHTGRTGPCAEALVEAGVARVVVAMVDPNPKVAGRGIERLKAAGIRVDVGLLEADARALNPGFVSRMQRGVPFVRLKMAMSLDGRTAMGSGESQWITGPEARRQVQRLRARSSAILSGVESIILDDARLTVRAEQLGLENAETVVTRQPLRVIMDSTLRLPLAAACLQEPGQTLVITTEAHSEEKRQKLEAAGARIHVMPAVKAGRVSLSDMLGFLSSEYDVNEVLVETGATLAGSLLDAGLIDELQLFVAPTLLGGEARPLFALQGLSEMADQKRLDIQDIRAVGNDWRIIATPRAVAP; encoded by the coding sequence ATGGACGCGCCGTTTTCCAACGCCGACCACGTGCACATGGCCCGCGCCATTACGCTGGCCAAAAAGGGGCTTTACACCACCGACCCCAACCCGCGGGTCGGCTGCGTGATTGTTCAAAACGGTGAAGGGGGCGGGCACGGCCTCGTCGTCGGCGAGGGCTTTCACGAGCGCGCCGGCGAACCCCACGCCGAGGTGCACGCGCTTAACGCCGCCGGCGACAACGCGCGCGGCGCAACGGCGTTCGTATCGCTCGAGCCCTGTTCGCATACCGGGCGCACCGGGCCTTGCGCCGAGGCGCTGGTCGAGGCCGGCGTGGCGCGCGTGGTCGTGGCCATGGTCGACCCCAACCCGAAAGTGGCCGGGCGCGGTATCGAGCGCTTGAAAGCCGCGGGCATTCGAGTCGATGTGGGGCTTTTGGAGGCGGACGCCCGCGCGCTCAACCCGGGGTTCGTCTCACGCATGCAGCGCGGTGTGCCCTTCGTGCGCCTGAAAATGGCGATGAGCCTGGATGGGCGCACCGCCATGGGCTCCGGCGAGTCGCAGTGGATCACCGGGCCCGAGGCCCGGCGCCAGGTACAGCGACTGCGCGCGCGTTCGAGCGCCATTTTGAGCGGCGTCGAGTCGATCATTCTGGACGACGCTCGCTTGACGGTTCGCGCCGAGCAGCTGGGCCTGGAGAACGCCGAGACGGTCGTGACCCGCCAGCCGCTTCGCGTGATCATGGACTCCACGCTTCGCCTGCCGCTGGCCGCGGCCTGCCTGCAGGAGCCGGGCCAGACGCTGGTGATCACGACCGAGGCGCATAGTGAAGAGAAGCGCCAAAAACTCGAAGCGGCGGGGGCGCGCATTCACGTCATGCCCGCCGTGAAGGCGGGGCGGGTGTCGCTTTCTGATATGCTCGGCTTTTTATCGAGCGAGTATGATGTCAACGAAGTGCTGGTCGAAACCGGCGCGACCCTGGCAGGCTCCCTGCTCGATGCAGGGCTCATCGACGAGCTGCAGCTATTTGTCGCGCCGACACTTTTGGGAGGCGAGGCGCGACCGCTTTTCGCCCTCCAGGGGTTGAGCGAAATGGCGGACCAAAAGCGCCTCGATATTCAGGATATTCGTGCCGTCGGCAACGATTGGCGCATTATCGCCACGCCCCGCGCGGTGGCGCCTTGA
- a CDS encoding sugar phosphorylase codes for MTLFEQTLHRYLTHLYGHRAGEVTRRVKQHLEYYRNARERGESQDGTPVARVTSTPADAPLWSEKDQWVISYGDSIVQGDTAPLTVLSDFLRARLGDCISGVHVLPFFPWSSDDGFSVIHYREVNPALGDWSHIRELASHFDLMGDLVLNHVSRESLWFVDYLTGSLPGRDFFIEVDPETDVSQVTRPRSSPLLVPVATRRGTRHLWATFSDDQIDLNFENPDVLLEFVGILLFYLLQGIRIIRLDAVAFLWKRLGTNCIHLPETHTVVRLLRAIVDEIAPGTLLITETNVPHAENISYFGLDRLAPGAPERASAADEAHMVYQFALPPLLLHTLTRGETVTMQAWLASLPPLPDNCTYLNFTASHDGIGVRPLEGLLPDHERDALLELMHRFGGFVSMRSNPDGTDTAYEINITWFEAMRGTRRGPDPWQIARFLCSQAIMLTLQGIPALYIHTLTGSLNDHEGVERSGRLRSINRHRWSLDELDLLLESPTTPTHDIFFALQEFLRQRRAEPCFNPAAAQQVLATSDNLLAITRGPLEDGRTLLALFNVTDQPAPPGDGGAELTQALDANQWRLLADATPWTPENALPPYAVRWLVSDGG; via the coding sequence ATGACGCTTTTCGAACAGACACTTCACCGCTACCTGACCCACCTGTACGGCCACCGCGCCGGCGAAGTCACGCGGCGCGTCAAGCAGCACCTGGAATACTATCGAAACGCACGTGAGCGCGGCGAAAGCCAGGACGGCACGCCGGTTGCTCGCGTGACCAGCACGCCCGCCGACGCACCACTTTGGAGCGAAAAGGATCAGTGGGTGATCAGCTACGGCGACTCGATCGTTCAAGGCGATACGGCGCCGCTGACCGTGCTGAGCGATTTTCTGCGCGCACGGTTAGGCGACTGCATCAGCGGCGTTCACGTGCTGCCATTTTTTCCCTGGAGTAGCGACGACGGCTTTTCGGTCATCCATTATCGTGAGGTCAACCCGGCGCTAGGCGATTGGTCGCACATTCGCGAGCTTGCCAGCCACTTCGACCTGATGGGGGACCTGGTGCTCAACCATGTCTCTCGCGAGTCGCTCTGGTTCGTCGACTACCTGACCGGCAGCCTTCCCGGGCGCGACTTTTTCATCGAGGTCGACCCGGAAACCGATGTCTCCCAGGTGACCCGCCCGCGTAGCAGTCCGCTGTTGGTGCCCGTGGCCACCCGCCGGGGTACGCGCCATCTATGGGCCACGTTTTCGGATGACCAGATCGACCTTAATTTTGAGAACCCGGACGTGCTGCTCGAATTCGTCGGCATTCTGCTTTTTTACCTGCTGCAGGGCATCCGCATCATTCGCCTCGACGCGGTGGCCTTTTTGTGGAAACGCCTGGGCACGAACTGCATTCACCTTCCCGAAACCCATACGGTCGTGCGGCTATTGCGTGCGATCGTCGACGAAATTGCGCCGGGAACGCTACTCATCACCGAAACCAACGTACCTCACGCCGAAAACATCAGCTACTTCGGCCTCGACCGGCTGGCGCCGGGCGCCCCGGAGCGCGCAAGCGCCGCAGACGAGGCGCACATGGTCTACCAGTTCGCCCTGCCGCCGCTTCTACTTCACACCCTGACCCGCGGCGAAACCGTGACCATGCAGGCCTGGCTTGCGAGTCTGCCGCCGCTGCCCGATAACTGCACCTACCTGAACTTCACCGCCAGCCACGACGGCATCGGCGTGCGACCGCTGGAGGGTTTGCTGCCGGATCACGAGCGCGACGCGCTGTTGGAGCTGATGCACCGCTTTGGCGGCTTCGTCAGTATGCGCAGCAACCCGGACGGCACCGACACCGCCTACGAAATCAACATCACCTGGTTCGAGGCGATGCGCGGCACCCGGCGCGGACCAGACCCCTGGCAGATCGCTCGCTTTCTTTGCAGCCAGGCGATCATGCTCACGCTCCAGGGTATTCCCGCGCTTTACATTCACACGCTGACCGGCTCGCTCAACGATCATGAGGGCGTCGAGCGAAGCGGGCGGCTGCGCTCGATCAACCGCCACCGCTGGTCGCTCGATGAGCTCGATTTGCTGCTCGAAAGCCCGACCACGCCAACCCATGATATATTCTTCGCGCTGCAGGAGTTTCTGCGCCAGCGCCGTGCCGAGCCCTGTTTTAACCCGGCGGCGGCCCAGCAGGTGCTGGCCACCAGCGACAACCTGCTGGCGATCACACGCGGCCCGCTCGAGGATGGCCGCACGCTGCTGGCGCTGTTCAACGTGACCGACCAGCCCGCCCCGCCGGGTGACGGCGGTGCAGAGCTCACGCAAGCGCTCGACGCGAATCAGTGGCGCTTACTGGCCGATGCCACGCCCTGGACGCCGGAAAACGCCCTGCCGCCCTACGCCGTTCGCTGGCTGGTGAGCGACGGCGGTTGA
- the dsbG gene encoding thiol:disulfide interchange protein DsbG encodes MATFSKTASTAALMLAVLATAASAAPLPAPIEALKAQGIAIHERIDAPGGLTGFGASRQGQEMIVYLTPDGEHAVVGTLFDSSGENLTEAQLEAAVRVPLEAQTWQRLAQSHWIQDGDVDAPRTLYMFTDANCTYCKRLWRQTRPWVEAGQVQIRHIMVGILAPTSPALAATILAAEDPTAALTAHSEGEPLEPGAQAIEIEEQVYANNQLFEGLGLVATPTTALQRQTEEGHTRLDRIEGLPSEQRLIEMMGGEAP; translated from the coding sequence ATGGCGACTTTTAGCAAGACCGCCTCAACTGCCGCGCTGATGCTTGCCGTTCTCGCCACCGCCGCCAGCGCCGCGCCGCTGCCTGCCCCGATCGAGGCGCTCAAGGCGCAAGGCATCGCCATTCACGAGCGTATCGACGCCCCTGGCGGACTGACGGGCTTTGGCGCGAGCCGCCAGGGCCAGGAGATGATCGTCTACCTGACGCCGGATGGCGAGCACGCCGTGGTCGGCACGCTTTTCGACTCAAGCGGCGAGAACCTGACCGAGGCGCAGCTCGAGGCCGCGGTTCGGGTGCCGCTGGAGGCGCAGACCTGGCAGCGCCTGGCGCAGAGCCACTGGATTCAGGACGGCGATGTCGACGCGCCGCGCACGCTCTACATGTTCACCGATGCCAACTGCACCTACTGCAAGCGGCTGTGGCGCCAAACGCGCCCCTGGGTCGAGGCCGGTCAGGTGCAGATTCGTCATATTATGGTCGGCATTCTGGCACCCACGAGCCCGGCGCTTGCGGCCACGATACTGGCCGCCGAGGACCCCACCGCCGCACTGACGGCCCACAGCGAAGGCGAGCCGCTCGAACCCGGCGCCCAGGCCATCGAGATCGAGGAGCAGGTCTACGCCAACAACCAGCTCTTCGAAGGGCTGGGCTTGGTCGCCACGCCCACGACCGCCCTTCAGCGCCAAACCGAAGAGGGGCATACACGCCTGGATCGTATCGAGGGCTTGCCGAGCGAGCAGCGTCTGATCGAGATGATGGGTGGTGAGGCGCCCTAA
- the ribBA gene encoding bifunctional 3,4-dihydroxy-2-butanone-4-phosphate synthase/GTP cyclohydrolase II encodes MVQPSFDGLSPISELVEDIRQGKMVILMDDEDRENEGDIIMAAEKVQAEHINFMARHACGLICMPMTRERCERLNLPLMVGNNGSGFGTKFTLSIEAREGVTTGISAADRARTVQAAAAPNARAADIVQPGHIFPLMAEPGGVLRRAGHTEAACDLAALAGCDPSGVICEIMNDDGSMARRPELEVFARAHGIKMGTIAELIHYRMVNEQTVDLIETTQVATAHGPLALHVFRDRLQGGHHLALVKGRPSPDTTTTVRVHLEDTLRDVLGLKHEASSRWHAHRALEEIAAAEAGVLVLIDEGHPAQDLKDQLDIFLGRVQPPRTSDSDGSGHYLTIGTGSQILRHLGVGKMRLLSSPWKFSALSGFDLEVVELVSPDNGTDSASV; translated from the coding sequence ATGGTGCAACCCTCTTTTGATGGTTTGTCCCCGATCAGCGAGCTGGTCGAGGATATCCGCCAGGGCAAGATGGTGATCCTCATGGACGATGAGGATCGCGAAAACGAAGGCGATATCATCATGGCGGCCGAGAAGGTTCAGGCCGAGCATATCAACTTCATGGCACGCCACGCCTGTGGTTTGATCTGCATGCCGATGACGCGCGAGCGCTGCGAGCGGCTGAACCTGCCGCTGATGGTGGGCAACAATGGCTCGGGCTTTGGCACCAAGTTCACGCTCTCGATCGAGGCGCGCGAAGGGGTCACCACCGGGATCTCGGCCGCCGACCGCGCGCGCACCGTGCAGGCCGCCGCCGCACCCAACGCCCGCGCGGCGGATATCGTTCAGCCTGGCCACATCTTTCCGCTGATGGCCGAGCCCGGCGGCGTGCTGCGCCGAGCGGGCCACACCGAAGCCGCTTGCGATCTGGCCGCCCTTGCCGGGTGCGACCCGAGCGGGGTGATCTGCGAGATCATGAACGATGACGGCAGCATGGCGCGCCGCCCGGAACTCGAGGTGTTCGCCAGGGCGCACGGGATCAAGATGGGCACCATCGCCGAGCTCATTCATTACCGTATGGTCAACGAGCAGACCGTCGATCTGATCGAAACCACTCAGGTGGCGACCGCACACGGCCCGCTTGCGCTGCACGTGTTTCGCGACCGGCTGCAGGGCGGCCACCACCTGGCGCTGGTGAAGGGGCGGCCGTCGCCGGACACCACGACGACGGTGCGTGTTCACCTGGAGGACACGCTCAGAGACGTGCTGGGGCTCAAGCACGAGGCGTCATCGCGCTGGCACGCCCATCGGGCGCTCGAGGAGATCGCAGCGGCAGAGGCCGGCGTGCTGGTGCTGATCGATGAGGGTCACCCGGCCCAAGATTTGAAGGATCAGCTGGATATCTTTTTGGGACGCGTGCAGCCGCCGCGCACCAGCGACTCCGACGGCTCCGGCCACTATTTGACCATCGGCACCGGATCGCAGATTCTGCGCCATCTGGGCGTGGGCAAAATGCGCCTTTTGAGCTCGCCGTGGAAGTTTTCAGCGCTGTCGGGGTTCGACCTGGAAGTGGTCGAGCTGGTAAGCCCCGACAACGGCACCGATTCAGCGTCCGTGTGA
- a CDS encoding glycosyl transferase has product MSDFHQNGLITDFHNLTRRPVAELEADLCRFAERRPMGLILPSLFSELEGPALSAIIDELKDVPYLGEIVIGLDRADREQFLYAREFFSRLPQHTRILWNDGPRLTALHDELEDHGLGAVEPGKGRNVWYCSGYLLASNRSKVVGLHDCDILTYDRGLLARLMYPLAHPRFNYSFCKGYYPRIAEGKLNGRVSRLMVTPLLRALKTVCGPLPYLDYLDSFRYPLSGEFAMRSEVLEGIRIPADWGLEIGVLSELQRNYSMRQICQVDIADTYDHKHQPVSEEDASGGLNRMSLDIAKALYRKLATQGVSFSSEDFRTLKATYYRLALDLIEAYDHDATMNGLSLDRHSEEQAVELFASNLLEAGNLFLDNPRERPFIPSWSRVQAAIPDLLPRMHEAVELDNQGKV; this is encoded by the coding sequence ATGAGCGATTTTCATCAGAATGGATTGATCACGGACTTTCATAACCTGACCCGCCGCCCCGTCGCGGAGCTGGAGGCGGATCTTTGCCGGTTCGCCGAGCGCCGCCCCATGGGATTGATTCTGCCGTCGCTGTTTTCCGAGCTCGAGGGGCCGGCGCTGTCGGCGATCATCGATGAGCTCAAGGACGTACCTTATTTGGGCGAAATCGTGATTGGCCTGGATCGCGCCGACCGCGAGCAGTTTCTCTATGCCCGGGAGTTCTTTTCACGCCTGCCCCAGCATACCCGCATTCTCTGGAACGACGGCCCGCGCTTGACCGCGCTACACGACGAGCTCGAAGACCACGGCCTGGGGGCGGTGGAGCCGGGCAAGGGGCGTAACGTCTGGTACTGTTCGGGCTACCTGCTGGCGTCGAACCGCTCGAAAGTGGTGGGGCTGCACGACTGCGATATTCTGACCTACGATCGGGGGCTTCTGGCGCGCCTGATGTACCCGCTGGCCCACCCGCGCTTCAACTACAGCTTCTGCAAGGGCTACTACCCGCGTATTGCCGAGGGCAAGCTCAACGGGCGCGTCTCGCGGCTGATGGTGACGCCGCTTTTGCGCGCGCTGAAAACCGTCTGCGGGCCACTGCCGTATCTGGATTATCTGGACAGCTTTCGCTATCCGCTTTCCGGCGAGTTCGCCATGCGCAGCGAAGTGCTGGAAGGCATTCGTATTCCGGCGGACTGGGGCCTTGAAATTGGCGTGTTGTCAGAGCTTCAGCGCAACTACTCGATGCGCCAGATTTGCCAGGTCGATATCGCCGACACCTACGATCACAAGCACCAGCCGGTCAGCGAAGAGGACGCCTCCGGCGGGCTCAACCGCATGAGCCTCGACATCGCCAAGGCGCTTTATCGCAAGCTCGCCACCCAGGGCGTGAGTTTCAGCAGCGAGGATTTTCGCACCCTGAAGGCGACCTACTACCGGCTGGCGCTGGATCTGATCGAAGCCTACGACCACGACGCCACCATGAATGGCCTGAGCTTGGATCGCCACAGCGAAGAGCAGGCCGTCGAGCTTTTCGCCAGTAACCTGCTGGAGGCGGGCAACCTGTTTCTGGACAACCCGCGCGAGCGCCCCTTCATTCCCAGCTGGAGCCGCGTACAGGCCGCCATTCCCGATCTGCTCCCGCGCATGCACGAGGCCGTGGAGCTTGATAACCAGGGCAAGGTATGA